The Spartobacteria bacterium sequence CCTGAGTTTCAACCATCAACGGCTGGCCGGCCACTTCAGTTCGCATCAGAATGCTTGCGCCAAGCAGTTCTTTGTCCTCGATTTTCACCGCCATGGGCAACGTTCTGTCATGATCGACCTGCTCCGCGCGTAAATGGATATCTGTGGGACGAATACCCAGATTCACGACCTGATTGTGAGCGGCTTTTTCATGGAAACGTCCTGGTAGGTCAAATTGAAATGCGCCCATTTCAATCTGCCAGTTATTATCTTTCTTAACGATTTTTGCATCCAGGATGTTCATGGGAGGATTACCGATAAACTGCGCAACAAACTTATTGGCCGGACGGTGGAATACTTCGGTTGGGGTGCCCGTCTGCTCGATATACCCGTCTTTCAGAATGACAATGCGGTCGGCCAGTGTCATCGCTTCAATCTGGTCATGTGTCACATAAATGGTAGTCGTTTTAAGTTCGCGGTGAAGATGCTTGATTTCTTCCCGCATAACGCCGCGCAATTTGGCGTCCAGATTGGAGAGCGGTTCGTCGAACAGGAATACCTTCGGTGTGCGAACCATGGCGCGACCCATCGCAACGCGCTGCCGCTGCCCGCCAGATAGTTCTTTCGGCTTGCGGTGCAGCAGTGGTGACAACTCCAGCATCGCGGCGGCTTTCCGTACATCCGTATCGATGTCGGCTTTGGACATGCCCTTTAATTTCAGTGCAAAGGCAATATTGTCGTAAACGGTCATGTGCGGATAGAGCGCATAGCTCTGGAAAACCATAGCTAGATCGCGGTCTTTCGGATCCACTTTATTTATAAGCCGGTCCCCTACGTAAATGTCGCCGGAAGTGATGGTTTCCAAGCCTGCAAGCATGCGCAGCGTTGTAGATTTACCACAGCCCGAAGGGCCCAGAAATACGACAAATTCGCCATCTTCAACGGTGAAATCAAATTGTTTAACGACTTCGATTTTACCAAATGATTTTTTAATGTTTTTAAATTCAACTTTAGCCATTGTTTTTCTCCGCTTTACGATCTTTCAGCATTTTTTTATAGGCAATTGCGCTATCTTTTAATGTTCTTTTCTGTGATTGATAATCCACGTGAACCATACCGAACCGCTGCCGGTATCCGTATGCCCATTCAAAGTTGTCCATCAGGCTCCAGGCAAAGTATCCATCGACTCGGACACCTCGCTTTATCGCCGTATCCAGTGCATTCAAATGTTCCTGAACATAACGGATGCGCTGTTCGTCGTGCACCTCGCCGTTTTCATCAACCGTGTCGTCGCCCGAGGCCCCGTTTTCAGTAATGTAAATGGGCGGCAGATGCTGATACCGCTCTTGGATTCGCACCAGCAGATCGGTGAGCCCCTGTGGATAAATCTCCCAGCCCATCAGTGTTTTTTCTACATTTTCCTGGTCAACGACCTCGATTTGGTGATCAGAGGTGAACCGCACGACAAAACGGCTATAATAATTGATCCCGAGGTAATCAATGGGAGCACTGATGATGTCAAGATCCC is a genomic window containing:
- the ugpC gene encoding sn-glycerol-3-phosphate ABC transporter ATP-binding protein UgpC — encoded protein: MAKVEFKNIKKSFGKIEVVKQFDFTVEDGEFVVFLGPSGCGKSTTLRMLAGLETITSGDIYVGDRLINKVDPKDRDLAMVFQSYALYPHMTVYDNIAFALKLKGMSKADIDTDVRKAAAMLELSPLLHRKPKELSGGQRQRVAMGRAMVRTPKVFLFDEPLSNLDAKLRGVMREEIKHLHRELKTTTIYVTHDQIEAMTLADRIVILKDGYIEQTGTPTEVFHRPANKFVAQFIGNPPMNILDAKIVKKDNNWQIEMGAFQFDLPGRFHEKAAHNQVVNLGIRPTDIHLRAEQVDHDRTLPMAVKIEDKELLGASILMRTEVAGQPLMVETQAVEVCGDDLTLHMDLDAVHLFDASSEKSLAVYS